From Tepidibacillus fermentans, one genomic window encodes:
- a CDS encoding OsmC family protein: MAFEGKGDSGHSVLLDAAPQVGGQNQGPRPMETLLFALGGCTGMDVVSILKKMRQEIETFHMEITGDRASEHPKRYTKINVHYDLTGPNLNEEKVRKAIKLTQETYCSVSKSLNAEVTYSFSINGKKFEPTI, encoded by the coding sequence ATGGCATTTGAAGGGAAAGGAGATTCTGGGCATTCTGTTTTGCTCGATGCAGCACCGCAAGTAGGTGGCCAAAATCAGGGACCGCGGCCAATGGAAACATTATTATTTGCATTAGGTGGGTGTACCGGTATGGACGTGGTTTCCATTTTAAAGAAAATGCGTCAGGAGATTGAAACTTTTCATATGGAGATTACAGGGGATCGTGCTTCAGAACATCCAAAACGTTACACTAAAATCAACGTCCATTATGATCTTACAGGTCCAAATTTAAATGAAGAAAAAGTGAGAAAAGCGATTAAGCTGACTCAAGAAACTTACTGTTCTGTATCAAAATCATTAAATGCGGAAGTAACATATAGTTTTTCGATAAATGGAAAGAAGTTTGAGCCAACTATATAA
- a CDS encoding stage II sporulation protein M: MIQSFWQALLNIKKQLYFAMFLFIIGIIIGYLFLDQNHPMIQDILKQIGSIAEKVKEKNSLFFMIRTIFLNNFFIGLLMILSGILFGLYPMVNLMVQGIMIGFLIKFLFQQGKTIGFVLMGVLPHGILEIPAILIAGAFGIKLGFSVIQWIGRLISRRTENIAEDFWYTLKQVPIIIFGLAILLFIAAMIESTLTVYLLQTVYH; encoded by the coding sequence TTGATCCAATCGTTTTGGCAGGCATTATTAAACATAAAAAAACAACTTTATTTTGCAATGTTCTTATTTATCATAGGAATAATCATTGGTTATCTATTTCTCGATCAAAACCATCCGATGATCCAAGATATTTTAAAACAAATAGGATCCATTGCCGAAAAAGTTAAGGAAAAAAATAGTTTATTTTTTATGATTCGAACCATTTTTTTAAATAATTTTTTTATCGGACTTTTAATGATTCTAAGTGGTATTCTCTTTGGTCTTTATCCGATGGTAAATTTAATGGTACAAGGGATTATGATTGGCTTTTTAATCAAATTTTTATTTCAACAAGGTAAGACGATTGGATTTGTATTAATGGGAGTTCTACCTCATGGTATTTTAGAAATTCCTGCAATTCTTATTGCCGGTGCCTTTGGAATAAAATTAGGTTTTTCTGTGATTCAATGGATTGGAAGGTTAATTAGTAGGAGAACAGAGAATATCGCTGAGGATTTTTGGTACACACTTAAACAGGTTCCAATTATTATTTTTGGATTAGCAATTCTATTATTTATTGCAGCAATGATTGAAAGTACATTAACAGTATATTTATTACAAACGGTTTACCATTAA